From one Paeniglutamicibacter psychrophenolicus genomic stretch:
- a CDS encoding enoyl-CoA hydratase/isomerase family protein, which translates to MTYSEPAGPIRIERRPGVARIVFQRPAQGNALDLAMAREILAALRAAEADPTVHVLGLTGVGRFFCAGGDIHGIAEQLPANRPRYLRELATAAHDLALAIVRSRLIAVAGVNGAAAGAGLGLLLVSDWVLVSENARLVAAYSTIGLTPDTGVSFLLPRAVGHQRAVDLTLNGRRLTGVEAVEWGLANQSVPAADFAERLAQVEDGFLQGAVHALGPTKRLLRAPVIQDLETHLLAETHSIAELSANPDSVDLLDRYANG; encoded by the coding sequence GTGACGTACTCCGAGCCGGCCGGGCCGATCCGCATCGAGCGGCGTCCCGGCGTTGCAAGAATCGTTTTCCAGCGGCCGGCGCAGGGAAACGCATTGGATTTGGCCATGGCACGCGAAATCCTGGCCGCCTTGCGTGCCGCCGAAGCCGACCCGACGGTCCACGTGCTGGGCCTGACCGGTGTGGGCAGGTTCTTCTGCGCCGGCGGGGACATCCACGGCATCGCGGAACAACTTCCGGCAAACCGGCCCCGATACCTTCGCGAGCTGGCAACCGCCGCACACGACTTGGCCTTGGCCATCGTGCGTTCCCGCCTGATCGCCGTCGCCGGAGTCAATGGTGCCGCCGCCGGCGCGGGCCTGGGTTTGCTGCTCGTCTCGGACTGGGTCCTGGTCTCCGAGAACGCACGCCTCGTGGCGGCCTATTCCACGATCGGTCTGACCCCTGACACCGGGGTTTCCTTTCTGCTGCCGCGTGCCGTAGGCCATCAACGAGCCGTCGACCTGACGCTGAACGGGCGTCGTTTGACCGGGGTCGAGGCTGTCGAGTGGGGATTGGCCAATCAATCGGTTCCCGCGGCGGATTTCGCCGAACGCCTGGCCCAGGTCGAAGACGGCTTCCTGCAAGGGGCAGTGCATGCCTTGGGACCGACCAAACGCCTGCTCCGGGCCCCGGTGATCCAGGATCTGGAAACCCACCTGCTGGCCGAAACCCACAGCATTGCCGAGCTCTCGGCCAACCCAGACTCCGTGGATCTCCTCGACCGGTACGCCAACGGGTAG